The following proteins come from a genomic window of Rhipicephalus microplus isolate Deutch F79 unplaced genomic scaffold, USDA_Rmic scaffold_67, whole genome shotgun sequence:
- the LOC142790051 gene encoding uncharacterized protein LOC142790051, with translation MVVKYLGLTIDHRLTWIPAAKAAATKVRRVQGAISRLQLRGRGCSTKWALQLNQAVASSVLLYAFPLVNLTPARRRLLEGLHRGALRAILGLPKSSPVAATLAEAGEWPLTLRMLQRALGHIDRLHRATDGRALLERLRSQPGSQMGGICLLYHQMVPDPPVPVASPPPHHQPPEVHLCLEGATKRRTPAAALQQAASCKLQEQLEGRLQVFTDGSVMPDGTAAAACVIPSRANSRRCRLPFPAISTAAELAGLHLAVDLLAEDIPLEPTAVLCDSKAALQTLANSRRAGLMACLLTAKVRALTAAGVSVSFHWLPSHVGIAGNEKADTLAKAAHQPGTPYSCAVAARDYSQARLKRLLVTVNPDPRVASGRGPKPLPETCLTRRERASLLRLRTGCVWTAARRHAKGLCPFPACSRCGDTEALEHLFCACPGLAQERLRAYTAYRRQGLPISTLEDVLFPSRPHPAALHSLAEFVEESGLLPTTDPRSHAALALADGLLLALKHPMSSVNARIGHSTTNLLTDNLDDVTRPAEVV, from the exons ATGGTGGTGAAGTACCTGGGGCTCACCATCGACCACCGACTCACGTGGATCCCGGCTGCCAAGGCTGCTGCCACCAAGGTGCGGCGCGTCCAGGGCGCCATCAGCAGGCTGCAGCTGCGTGGCCGTGGCTGCTCCACCAAGTGGGCCCTCCAGCTCAACCAGGCTGTGGCGTCCTCGGTCCTCCTGTACGCCTTCCCGCTGGTGAACCTGACACCGGCCAGGAGAcgcctgctggagggactccaCAGGGGTGCACTGAGGGCCATCCTGGGGCTTCCCAAAAGCTCGCCGGTGGCAGCGACTCTCGCGGAGGCAGGAGAGTGGCCCCTGACGTTACGCATGCTCCAACGTGCGCTGGGCCACATCGACCGCCTTCACCGCGCCACCGACGGCAGAGCCCTCCTGGAGCGTCTCCGCAGTCAGCCAGGATCACAGATGGGAGGCATCTGCCTGCTGTACCACCAGATGGTCCCAGATCCACCAGTCCCGGTTGCCTCTCCACCGCCTCACCACCAGCCACCAGAGGTCCACCTCTGCTTGGAAGGGGCAACCAAGCGACGGACGCCTGCGGCCGCACTGCAACAGGCGGCCTCCTGCAAGCTCCAGGAACAACTGGAGGGACGGCTGCAGGTGTTCACGGACGGATCTGTGATGCCAGACGGGACCGCAGCGGCCGCATGCGTAATCCCATCCAGAGCCAACAGCAGACGGTGCAGGCTACCCTTCCCGGCGATCTCCACGGCTGCGGAACTGGCTGGACTGCATCTCGCGGTAGACCTTTTGGCCGAGGACATCCCCCTTGAGCCGACCGCGGTCCTGTGCGACAGCAAGGCGGCCCTGCAGACCCTGGCCAACTCCCGCCGTGCCGGACTGATGGCCTGCCTCCTGACAGCCAAGGTTCGGGCCCTCACGGCCGCCGGGgtgtccgtctccttccactggctgccctcccaCGTGGGCATCGCTGGAAACGAGAAGGCGGACACACTCGCCAAGGCCGCCCACCAGCCTGGTACTCCCTACTCCTGTGCCGTGGCGGCGAGGGACTATTCACAGGCCCGTCTCAAGAGGCTCCTCGTCACAGTCAACCCAGACCCGAGGGTGGCCAGCGGGCGAGGACCAAAGCCTCTCCCAGAGACGTGCCTCACCAGGAGAGAACGGGCCTCCCTGTTGCGGCTGCGAACCGGCTGCGTGTGGACAgcggcccgccgccacgccaaggGCCTCTGTCCCTTCCCGGCCTGCAGCCGTTGCGGAGACACAGAGGCCCTCGAACACCTCTTCTGTGCCTGCCCGGGCTTAGCACAGGAACGCTTGAGGGCCTACACGGCCTACAGGAGACAGGGTCTGCCCATCTCCACCCTGGAAGATGTGCTGTTCCCGTCTCGTCCACATCCAGCAGCACTCCACAGCCTGGCGGAGTTCGTGGAGGAATCAGGATTGCTGCCTACCACTGATCCCAGGAGCCATGCTGCCCTTGCCCTTGCCGACGGCCTGCTGCTCGCGCTGAA GCACCCGATGAGCAGTGTTAATGCCCGTATCGGCCATTCGACAACCAATCTTCTCACCGATAACTTGGACGATGTCACacgccccgccgaggtggtctag